In the genome of Francisella salimarina, one region contains:
- a CDS encoding FUSC family protein, producing the protein MKSHTTLKLIVREKIIIESFLLTILLGLVALISYLLLPKAFVNSLVGITALCTASIHGVYRKSYLYIIIAIISISAAMIIGTVVSQLPIVVPFCTLIMGGLTFYLPTKFRIMPEILTKFCFIGYVSSAFGYSHVSIGITLTCVIVVMVLLVFYYALINILLYRDQPHSNRERIRDKYHHVMIIALASLAIGYLVTNFMTIYLPNTNPWWIMMTIVLVLGYSYEKVKITALKRGFANILGPLIIAILMIPLKNHYYLQIALLLALFFLVNCSISYYLLLNLFVSCMIISWSIITLSSATSYTIALDRAFETFVAVFIVLIINEIYKKLLSKYIKKIIN; encoded by the coding sequence ATGAAATCACATACAACATTAAAGCTAATAGTGCGTGAAAAAATAATTATAGAGTCTTTTTTATTGACAATACTGTTAGGTTTAGTTGCCCTCATAAGCTATCTTCTTCTACCTAAGGCCTTTGTTAATAGCCTAGTAGGTATTACAGCCTTGTGTACTGCTTCAATCCATGGAGTATATAGGAAAAGTTATCTATATATCATTATCGCTATTATCTCTATAAGTGCCGCTATGATTATTGGAACCGTTGTATCGCAACTACCTATAGTTGTACCTTTTTGTACACTCATAATGGGTGGCTTGACTTTTTATCTACCAACAAAATTTAGAATAATGCCAGAGATACTCACAAAGTTTTGTTTTATTGGATATGTTTCAAGTGCTTTCGGATATAGTCATGTCAGTATAGGTATAACTCTAACTTGTGTAATAGTAGTAATGGTATTGCTTGTATTCTATTATGCTTTGATAAATATACTGCTATATAGAGATCAGCCACACTCTAACCGCGAGAGGATTCGAGATAAATATCATCATGTGATGATTATTGCTCTTGCGTCACTTGCTATAGGATACTTGGTAACGAATTTTATGACTATATACCTACCAAATACTAATCCATGGTGGATTATGATGACTATAGTTTTGGTTCTTGGCTACTCTTATGAAAAAGTAAAGATAACTGCTCTTAAAAGAGGTTTTGCCAATATACTAGGTCCTCTCATAATCGCGATACTAATGATTCCATTAAAAAATCATTACTATTTACAAATAGCTCTACTACTGGCTCTTTTTTTCTTAGTTAATTGTTCTATATCATATTATCTACTACTGAATCTTTTTGTGTCATGTATGATTATTAGTTGGAGTATAATCACTTTATCGTCAGCGACATCATACACAATAGCACTAGACAGAGCCTTTGAAACATTTGTAGCTGTATTTATAGTTTTAATAATTAATGAGATATATAAAAAACTACTTTCTAAATATATAAAGAAAATAATAAACTAG
- a CDS encoding LysR family transcriptional regulator, which translates to MKNKKNIPINFFEIFYKLVTYGSFTNTADALGITKAAVSHTIKQLEKELKVDLLIRTTRRLSLTHEGKLLFEYCKTLQNEIENIRDLAESFHSEPSGILKINTSSFFAKSVLIGLIKEYSKKFSKVKIEVNIEERMPNFKTQETDIILGVNWTPPEDIIARKIATTRYILCASPVYLELYGIPSNLSDLVNHKYIPHSSRATALVNIRESKVKAQVPPSDLSANNMEFMKECVLNDLGIAQFHEYIVKDEIQNGKLVELLKDEFLDHQDIYIYYPKNKFVQPKVKEFVKLVMNSQIFT; encoded by the coding sequence ATTAAAAATAAAAAAAATATACCTATTAATTTTTTTGAAATTTTTTATAAATTAGTAACTTATGGAAGCTTTACAAATACTGCAGATGCTCTTGGTATAACAAAAGCTGCTGTAAGTCACACTATTAAGCAATTAGAAAAGGAACTCAAAGTTGACTTGCTAATTAGGACAACACGTAGACTTTCATTGACGCATGAAGGCAAGCTTTTATTTGAGTATTGTAAAACATTACAAAATGAAATTGAAAACATTCGTGATCTAGCAGAATCTTTTCATAGCGAACCATCAGGCATCCTAAAAATAAATACTTCCTCATTTTTTGCCAAGAGTGTTCTGATAGGTCTGATCAAAGAATACTCCAAGAAATTTAGCAAGGTTAAAATTGAAGTAAATATTGAAGAGAGAATGCCTAATTTTAAAACTCAAGAAACAGATATAATTCTAGGAGTTAACTGGACTCCTCCTGAAGATATTATTGCTCGTAAAATAGCTACAACAAGATACATATTATGTGCAAGTCCTGTATATCTAGAACTTTATGGTATCCCCTCTAACCTATCTGATCTAGTAAATCATAAGTATATTCCCCATAGTTCTAGAGCTACTGCTCTTGTAAATATTAGAGAAAGCAAAGTAAAGGCTCAAGTGCCTCCTTCTGATTTATCTGCGAATAACATGGAGTTTATGAAAGAATGTGTCTTAAATGATCTTGGAATTGCTCAGTTTCATGAATATATTGTAAAAGATGAAATACAGAATGGTAAACTTGTAGAATTGCTTAAAGACGAGTTTTTAGATCATCAAGATATTTATATTTACTATCCTAAAAATAAATTTGTTCAACCCAAAGTTAAAGAGTTTGTAAAACTTGTTATGAATAGTCAAATTTTTACTTGA